The following are from one region of the Equus przewalskii isolate Varuska unplaced genomic scaffold, EquPr2 contig_452, whole genome shotgun sequence genome:
- the LOC103567929 gene encoding olfactory receptor 4C16-like yields MLLNNNVTEFILLGLTQDPVRKKIVFVTFLIFYVGTLLGNLLIIITIKTNQALGSPMYFFLFYLSLSDTCFSTSTAPRMIVDALSMKSTISFSECIIQVFSLHYFGSLEVFILILMAVDRYVAICKPLHYMTIMSRQVCCALVGVAWMGSCVHSSAQIYLTLNLTFCGPNVIDHYFCDLQPLLKLACTDTYVVNLLLVSNSGAICMVSFVMLMFSYVIILYSLRNHSAEGRRKALSTCISHITVVILFFGPCIFIYTRPAITFPMDKMIAVFYTIGIPLLNPLIYTLRNAEVKNAMRKLSSKKLISDDKR; encoded by the coding sequence ATGCTGCTGAACAATAATGTGACTGAGTTCATTCTGCTTGGGTTGACCCAGGATCCTGTTAGGAAGAAAATAGTGTTTGTCACATTCTTGATTTTCTATGTGGGGACATTGCTGGGTAACCTGTTGATTATTATTACCATCAAGACCAACCAGGCACTTGGGAGTccaatgtatttcttccttttttacttaTCCTTATCTGATACCTGCTTCTCTACTTCCACAGCCCCTAGAATGATTGTGGATGCTCTTTCTATGAAGAGCACTATCTCTTTCAGTGAGTGCATAATCCAAGTCTTTTCATTGCATTACTTTGGTAGCCTAGAGGTCTTTATCCTAATTCTTATGGCTgttgaccgctatgtggccatctgtaagccccTGCACTACATGACCATCATGAGCCGACAGGTCTGTTGTGCATTAGTGGGTGTGGCCTGGATGGGGTCCTGTGTGCATTCTTCTGCTCAAATTTATCTGACCTTGAATTTAACTTTCTGTGGTCCCAATGTGATTGATCACTATTTCTGTGACTTGCAGCCTCTGTTGAAACTTGCCTGTACAGACACCTATGTGGTCAATCTACTTTTGGTGTCCAACAGTGGGGCCATTTGTATGGTGAGTTTTGTCATGCTGATGTTCTCCTATGTTATCATCTTGTATTCTCTGAGAAACCACAGTgctgaagggagaagaaaagcccTCTCCACCTGCATTTCCCACATCACCGTGGTCATTTTGTTCTTTGGTCCttgcatatttatatacacacgTCCTGCAATCACCTTCCCCATGGATAAGATGATAGCTGTGTTTTATACAATTGGAATACCTTTGTTAAACCCTCTGATTTATACACTGAGGAATGCAGAAGTAAAAAATGCCATGAGGAAGTTATCGAGCAAGAAGTTGATTTCAGATGACAAAAGGTGA